From the Trichocoleus desertorum ATA4-8-CV12 genome, one window contains:
- the fabI gene encoding enoyl-ACP reductase FabI has protein sequence MLNLTGKNALVTGIANNRSIAWGIAQQLHKAGANLGITYLPDERGKMEKKVAELVEPLQPSLFVPCNVQDDAQIQSTFETVKEKWGKLDILVHCLAFANKDDLSGGFSNTSRQGFKTALDISTYSLIQLSGAAKPLMTEGGSIVTLTYLGGVRVVPNYNIMGIAKAGLEMSVKYLAAELGPHNIRVNGISAGPIRTLASSAVGGILDMIHHVEEVAPLRRTVTQLEVGNTAAFLCSDLSSGMTGQILYVDSGYEIMGM, from the coding sequence ATGCTGAATCTGACCGGAAAAAATGCCTTAGTAACAGGCATTGCTAACAATCGCTCCATTGCTTGGGGAATTGCCCAACAACTCCATAAAGCGGGTGCCAATTTAGGGATTACCTATTTGCCCGATGAGCGGGGCAAGATGGAAAAAAAAGTAGCAGAACTGGTTGAGCCACTACAACCCAGCTTATTTGTGCCTTGCAATGTGCAAGATGATGCCCAGATTCAGTCCACGTTTGAGACTGTGAAAGAGAAGTGGGGCAAGCTCGATATCTTGGTTCACTGTCTAGCCTTTGCCAATAAAGATGATTTGTCCGGCGGCTTCAGCAATACCTCGCGGCAAGGATTCAAGACAGCGCTAGATATCAGCACCTATTCGCTCATTCAGCTTAGTGGTGCGGCTAAACCCTTGATGACAGAAGGTGGCAGCATTGTTACTTTGACTTACTTGGGTGGTGTGCGGGTGGTGCCCAACTACAACATTATGGGCATTGCTAAAGCGGGCCTAGAAATGAGCGTTAAGTACCTCGCCGCAGAACTCGGACCCCACAATATTCGAGTTAATGGCATTTCCGCTGGTCCAATTAGAACTTTAGCTTCTTCTGCGGTCGGAGGAATTCTGGATATGATTCACCACGTCGAAGAAGTTGCGCCCCTGCGTCGCACCGTGACTCAACTGGAAGTTGGCAATACGGCGGCGTTCCTGTGTAGCGATTTGTCCAGTGGCATGACAGGGCAAATTCTGTATGTTGATTCTGGCTATGAGATCATGGGGATGTAG